Within Haematobia irritans isolate KBUSLIRL chromosome 2, ASM5000362v1, whole genome shotgun sequence, the genomic segment AACCCTTCAATTTGTGGTACTGTACTAAGTTTAAATTTAACCGATAAAAGAAATCTGTAAAGACGGATTCTTTTCCGGCGAATTTGTTTATAACTTGACAATGAATGTTctcgcaaaatttatttcctttaaaattaactattaaagaaaactttcgcaGATAAATTACTATGTCAACGCGATTAAACGAACTTAAGTCTTATCCGACCTTAAGGGGTTAACCCTTGCGATTCTAGAACCTTGTGTTTTAAGAATACATTTAACACATTACAAATTGATTCATGAGTTGTAACTGAATATCATCCATTTTCTCAGAActcacacaaaatgcaggaaaaTAGGTCTTCCTGTTAGAGCAAAATTTGATTATATCCTACCAATGTTTAGAAATTTTCACTAATCGCATAATGTTTATATGTATATCACAACACAATTTGGGGGAGTTAAATGTACAGGATCAGTACAAATCCTAGTTGGACTTTACTTTAGTGGTTTTGTTCcggttgatattttgacgaattttacgCACCAGCATGCCCCATGTAATTAAGGAAAAGAGTCCAATGAATGCAAATATGGCATACACATCCAGGGAATAATAAGTGAAACGTGAGAGTTGAGGTGCTCGCGACTTAAGAAGTGGTGCTCCCTCAGTATTTGCTACATATTCCACCCACCAAATGGCCGTGTGCAGCGCCGCCTCTGGCCTGTGTTTGAAACCATACGACACAATTTTAGCATTATCGAAATATCTGcggaatatgaaaaaaaaaatcagatggATATGTTAAGATGGTCACAGAAGGTGTACTTACGGTCTCTCCAACACTTTCTTTATTGATCTGATGACACTGTTTTCGTCTATGTCTTCATAGTTAAGGATCACGCCCATGCCTCGTTGTTTCATGGCTGCTGCATTTAGAAACTGATCGCCATACATTGGAGTTGCCACGACAGGAACTCCACAATATGCTGCCTCCGAACTGCCCATTAGACCCGCATGTGTCATGAATACCTTAACATTAGGATGACATAAAATATCTCTTTGTGGCAACCATTTGCTAATGTACATATTATCGGGTTTATGTGCCAGAGTATCATTCTCCCATTTCCAGATGACACGTTGCTTTAAACGTCTAGCAGCTTTGACAATTGCATCTCGTTTGGATACTGGCAAGGTTTCTGCCCTAATCATGGAGCCCCAACTGATGAAGACCACGCCATGATCGGCATTGtccagaaatttttgtaaatctaCATCCAAGGGTTTAGATTTCTGGATGTGTACGCCACCCAATTCGATAACAGAAGGTGGTAAGGGTTTGGCTCCACTCAAAGAAAAATGTTGATTGACAAACATCATCGTAGTCTCCTTTGCCAATTCACCCACGGAAGGCATGTCGTGACCAAATTTGAATTGTACAAAGGAGTCTGCAGCTggaatagaaaacattttgtacatgGCAATCATAACATGAAATGTAATCCAATTGCAAATACGTCCACCAAAAGTCATCTCTTCGCTCTGTCCCATGAACGTGGCTGGTATATACGATGGAATTATAGGCATTCCCATGCGTTCGTAATGCCATGGCATAATTGCACAACTAGATAGAGCTATTACAGGGGCATTTAGTTTGTATGCAACTCCCATCATGCAATCGGAATTGAATTGCTCCACTAAGATAATGTCATATTTAACCTTGTTATGAAGTACTTTTTGCAAGGCTTCGGAGCGTAATGTGTGATTGCAAGCATCTTTTCCCCATTCGTAAAGCAAAAAGAATTCTAAAAAGTGATTGTAGAATCGTCGGTTTTCGAATACCTGAAAAAATATGTAGAAAGATTTTATTAGTacgaatttaaaataaaattaaaaacagaatGGCGTACACCAAATATACTCTATTGTGTATAAACGCGAATGTCCTGCAGTGACCAATATGAAGGTTGTTTCCTACCAATGATTCTATTTGTATCTAAAGGCTGGTACCctaccagcatttcaaagttccatttcaacctcatcgttaccacagactcgtaaatgtcacttcaaccatcatgaaaaggtacatcaaaaagtacatgcaagtaatttgccatccccactgttaaaaaagccattttttttgtgaaacgccaagcgcaaccagcttgttatattttaattaaataaaaacgaaaataaagttctgaaaacataggttatacgcttaaaattgtgaaaggtatattggtgaacaatttggtgattttccaaatggaataaagtgattgtttttcagatattttacagacgcgctgcctccatggaataaaaacactggttgatagacgcagcaacatgtaactcgctacttgtaactcaacatcatcattaatgccaaaaattatgttaaatgtaatatgatagtggtataaatgttatatttttaagaatttgtaaatgtttaatcaaattaataaatatctaaacaaacgtgttttactcgaccacaatgattcttttacaactatcttaaaatgcactttttctgattgtttggagggtcccttattggcgtcgttctaaattgatctataaaggcacctaataattgcactcatgcgaaacatttttgtagtaacttggcgtggtacaacttctcaatagtgacggcgcttttccgacgagtttttgatgtcgtatatgattgttttcgacgtagtggggattctcaaaagagtccccaaattcaaaaaatgttggcagggtattagGTTCGAATTATCGTGCTAAAATAGTcataataaacttttgcaaggaAGATTGTCTGAGTATTAgaagtgtgcgcgtgacacgaaattcttgTGACACGTGAgtggtgaacaaaatccaaagcaactctcgtgaatgtgcgtgaatgggactaaaataaatatgtcgtgcgtgagaaataaagtcGGTTCGTGAAAATGTTGGGTTCTCGACAACATAAAATGctaagatacataatttccgacaaaataacatggttgcgataaacatgtcgaactatattttattttttaattttgtaatattttctcaCTCCCAGTTGGAAAATgctgtgagtctcgtgaatcgtcgggaatcgtgcgtgagtataggtttcatttcgtgaatatgcgtgagtgtgagtgaaatttcacacaCGCGCATACCTCTAATGAGTATATaattatgccaacattttttggaacattagcgTTTGAAAGTTCTAAACTCGTCGACTGATGAGATGCTTAAACTTAAGAATACGATAAGCAAACTTTTTTCGCTACcatcaattaataaatatattgcGTTTTCATACAACTTTCGTTGTTTTACAATAACCAAACCGAaaccaaacaaattttgttattcataACAGCAAAAACGTTTGCGAAAAAGCAGTTCTTGTCTGCTGAAAAACAGCAGtcagtgcacgcagagaaggaatctcAGATACCTTAAACATGTTTTAGGAGCCAAATGTTACTCTTGGTTggagaacatggaacatttttgtttcaaaaatgctcagatacataatttccgagaaagtaATGCGACAAACTTGTTACATGTTTctcatccaaaaatattatttttctcttGAAACCTGTTTGAAGTAATCACATTCTGGGTGTGTTTGCTATTAATAGcagtttttttctatgagtgtacagttttttgtttcaactacaacttaaaaaaaaataacagacaaaaactaattttttagcAGATTTTCCCCTAAGTCTatcaacaaatttctttgagtgtagcgAAAAGCCTGTGATATATTCTCATTTATTCCTTTATTACTGAAGACGGGGTTtagaagatttaaaattttcattatatccatAAATTAATGCATGTAAGGGATATTCGTTTACAATAAAATGCGAacgtgacaaaatttaaaaagaagaataaatatatatgtatgtatactgCTAAATAGCAATAATGAATGCAAGCTTTCTAGTAAATACTTTCTCAGATCTTTTCTCgacaattttgaatttcattacaatttgcTTATTCGATTGTATATTCACAAGATCAGCTTTCATGTTTGATACACAGAGACAATTTTAAAATCGTCAGTTTTTacctaaagctgagtactatgttcagtttacaagctgaaaaccagcttgttttcacggttactttttttaattaactaatttagaaatacaaaattatttgcaatcaattccttggtgttttgtttgtttcaatttagtgtgttggtgaaaaaaccgaacatagtactcaccttaatatggaagattatgaaatctaaattttaggactcgtaatttacacaatattaaagacaaatttctttaaaataatgaaattttaactaaaataaggtttataatttttgcttcaacatttttttcattaaatttagaacac encodes:
- the LOC142225324 gene encoding UDP-glycosyltransferase UGT5-like gives rise to the protein MKADLVNIQSNKQIVMKFKIVEKRSEKVFENRRFYNHFLEFFLLYEWGKDACNHTLRSEALQKVLHNKVKYDIILVEQFNSDCMMGVAYKLNAPVIALSSCAIMPWHYERMGMPIIPSYIPATFMGQSEEMTFGGRICNWITFHVMIAMYKMFSIPAADSFVQFKFGHDMPSVGELAKETTMMFVNQHFSLSGAKPLPPSVIELGGVHIQKSKPLDVDLQKFLDNADHGVVFISWGSMIRAETLPVSKRDAIVKAARRLKQRVIWKWENDTLAHKPDNMYISKWLPQRDILCHPNVKVFMTHAGLMGSSEAAYCGVPVVATPMYGDQFLNAAAMKQRGMGVILNYEDIDENSVIRSIKKVLERPYFDNAKIVSYGFKHRPEAALHTAIWWVEYVANTEGAPLLKSRAPQLSRFTYYSLDVYAIFAFIGLFSLITWGMLVRKIRQNINRNKTTKVKSN